In Kineococcus sp. NBC_00420, a single genomic region encodes these proteins:
- a CDS encoding class I SAM-dependent methyltransferase, which yields MRDSQANDSSGESPVTRDRASGEAAAWALWQDSPWGRLRYRVVARVLQEWCADLGEGPLRVLDAGGGDGRDAVQFALAGHSVTVLDRSPEMLALARAAAAAAGVGDRLHTVAADLEDLTALAALTRHREGGSGSFDVVLCHDVLQHRESPGQVRADVATLVSSARPGGLVSLLAPNPAADVVASVLREGPAAAWVALDGERALDPGTGHTALRLSPEFVEDALAAVGCDVTRRAGILAVTTLLEESDRVDDRVAADLEELEVELSRREQFRGAARYWLLGGRRR from the coding sequence GTGCGCGACTCGCAGGCGAACGACTCTTCGGGTGAGTCCCCGGTGACCCGGGACCGGGCCTCGGGGGAGGCCGCCGCGTGGGCGTTGTGGCAGGACTCCCCGTGGGGCCGGCTGCGCTACCGCGTCGTCGCCCGGGTCCTGCAGGAGTGGTGCGCGGACCTCGGTGAGGGACCGCTGCGGGTGCTCGACGCGGGCGGGGGCGACGGTCGCGACGCCGTCCAGTTCGCCCTCGCCGGGCACTCCGTCACGGTGCTCGACCGTTCCCCGGAGATGCTCGCGCTGGCCCGCGCGGCGGCCGCCGCCGCCGGCGTGGGGGACCGCCTGCACACCGTCGCGGCCGACCTGGAGGACCTCACGGCCCTGGCCGCGCTGACCCGCCACCGCGAGGGGGGTTCGGGGTCCTTCGACGTGGTCCTCTGCCACGACGTGCTGCAGCACCGGGAGTCCCCGGGGCAGGTGCGGGCCGACGTCGCGACGCTGGTCTCCTCGGCGCGCCCCGGCGGTCTGGTGTCGTTGCTGGCGCCGAACCCCGCCGCCGACGTCGTCGCGAGCGTCCTGCGCGAGGGGCCCGCCGCGGCCTGGGTCGCGCTCGACGGGGAACGCGCGCTGGACCCGGGCACGGGTCACACCGCGCTGCGGCTGTCCCCGGAGTTCGTCGAGGACGCGCTGGCGGCGGTCGGCTGCGACGTGACGCGCCGGGCCGGGATCCTCGCGGTGACGACGTTGCTCGAGGAGTCCGACCGGGTCGACGACCGGGTGGCCGCCGACCTGGAGGAACTCGAGGTCGAACTCAGTCGACGCGAACAGTTCCGCGGTGCGGCGCGCTACTGGCTGCTCGGGGGCCGACGACGCTGA
- a CDS encoding FAD/NAD(P)-binding protein: MSLSLRTPSDDDLSLCLVGGGPRTLGVLDRLSARAVADPTRVVDVHVVDPHPPGAGRIWRADQHPLLWMNSRAADVTVLPDDSSVLPGPVRTGPTLFAWLEEHRGDLAAEFEAAGEAELHREVLGVQEGTFVSRALGSRYLSWAWDRTLAGTPANLRVHVHRTRAVDLRGRQVVLEDGGTLDVDAVVLAQGHPDVVPGAREVTAQEFADRHGLGYVAPGYTSDLGLTQDEVTLPPGADVIVAGMGLAFVDLAVLVGQGRGGRFSEGSDGLVYHPSGREPVLHVGSRRGVPYRSKITYVLDERPPLPRFFTAEPFLGSTRPLNLRADLWPVAAKELAGAHYHELFRSHPERTALAPTEFGTRFAAAPWGSAELDDLVATAVPDPADRLDLGRLDRPLDGWRATSAQEVHDRVRAHVAADVQRRGDPAHSMDAAVFFALLSCYVTVAGLAHRGLLDEESTLEVDGWWHGFFSYVASGPPPQRLRELLALADAGVVRFLGGDVQVRADEVARCWSARSGNSPAGISARVLVDARLPTPSIADSADPLLAGLAARGEVTEIGNGRLVVDPDQRLVATDGSVHPHRYAVGPWVAGGGWAAAFARPGVDAGFFRLNDRIAASLLTATRPHAPVSVVGPRAASSAPHRGTVRVD, translated from the coding sequence GTGAGCCTGTCCCTGCGCACCCCGTCCGACGACGACCTCTCCCTGTGCCTGGTCGGAGGCGGCCCCCGAACCCTCGGCGTCCTCGACCGGTTGTCCGCCCGCGCCGTCGCCGACCCGACCCGGGTCGTCGACGTGCACGTCGTCGACCCCCACCCGCCGGGGGCGGGACGGATCTGGCGGGCCGACCAGCACCCGTTGCTGTGGATGAACTCCCGCGCAGCCGACGTCACGGTCCTGCCCGACGACTCCTCGGTGCTGCCCGGCCCGGTGCGCACCGGGCCGACGCTGTTCGCCTGGCTGGAGGAGCACCGGGGCGACCTGGCCGCGGAGTTCGAGGCCGCCGGCGAGGCGGAACTCCACCGCGAGGTGCTGGGGGTGCAGGAGGGCACGTTCGTCTCCCGGGCGCTGGGCAGCCGCTACCTCTCCTGGGCGTGGGACCGGACGCTCGCGGGGACGCCGGCGAACCTGCGGGTGCACGTGCACCGCACCCGGGCGGTCGACCTGCGCGGCCGCCAGGTGGTGCTCGAGGACGGCGGGACGCTCGACGTCGACGCGGTGGTCCTCGCGCAGGGCCACCCGGACGTCGTCCCCGGCGCGCGGGAGGTCACCGCGCAGGAGTTCGCGGACCGGCACGGGCTGGGCTACGTCGCCCCCGGGTACACCAGCGACCTCGGTCTCACGCAGGACGAGGTGACGTTGCCCCCGGGCGCCGACGTGATCGTGGCGGGGATGGGGTTGGCCTTCGTCGACCTCGCGGTGCTCGTCGGACAGGGTCGGGGCGGGCGGTTCTCGGAGGGATCCGACGGACTCGTCTACCACCCCAGCGGCCGTGAACCCGTGCTGCACGTGGGCAGCCGGCGCGGGGTCCCGTACCGCTCGAAGATCACCTACGTCCTCGACGAACGTCCGCCGCTCCCCCGGTTCTTCACGGCGGAGCCGTTCCTGGGCTCGACGCGACCGCTGAACCTGCGGGCCGACCTGTGGCCCGTCGCGGCGAAGGAACTGGCGGGGGCGCACTACCACGAACTGTTCCGCTCCCACCCGGAGCGCACGGCACTGGCCCCCACGGAGTTCGGGACCCGGTTCGCGGCCGCCCCCTGGGGCAGCGCGGAACTGGACGACCTGGTGGCGACCGCGGTGCCCGACCCCGCGGACCGCCTCGACCTGGGCCGCCTCGACCGGCCGCTGGACGGGTGGCGGGCGACGTCGGCGCAGGAGGTCCACGACCGGGTCCGCGCGCACGTCGCCGCGGACGTGCAACGCCGGGGCGACCCGGCCCACAGCATGGACGCCGCCGTGTTCTTCGCGTTGCTGTCCTGCTACGTCACCGTCGCCGGGCTCGCCCACCGCGGTCTGCTCGACGAGGAGTCGACCCTCGAGGTCGACGGGTGGTGGCACGGGTTCTTCAGCTACGTCGCCTCCGGCCCGCCCCCGCAGCGGCTACGCGAACTCCTCGCCCTGGCCGACGCCGGGGTCGTCCGGTTCCTCGGTGGTGACGTGCAGGTGCGGGCGGACGAGGTCGCTCGGTGCTGGAGCGCCCGGTCGGGGAACTCACCGGCCGGGATCTCGGCGCGGGTCCTGGTCGACGCGCGGTTGCCCACGCCCAGCATCGCCGACAGCGCGGACCCGCTGCTGGCCGGGTTGGCCGCTCGCGGGGAGGTGACCGAGATCGGCAACGGCCGGCTCGTCGTCGACCCGGACCAGCGCCTGGTCGCCACGGACGGTTCCGTGCACCCGCACCGCTACGCCGTCGGCCCCTGGGTCGCGGGTGGTGGCTGGGCGGCGGCGTTCGCCCGTCCCGGCGTGGACGCCGGGTTCTTCCGGCTCAACGACCGGATCGCGGCGTCCCTGCTGACCGCGACCCGGCCGCACGCACCGGTCAGCGTCGTCGGCCCCCGAGCAGCCAGTAGCGCGCCGCACCGCGGAACTGTTCGCGTCGACTGA
- a CDS encoding ROK family transcriptional regulator: MDAPPRTTPSTVSWTPLTGTAHSIALEVLLDGPLPRSELARRLDLSAGTLTRLSKPLLDSGLLQETGSAYDPVTGRPTRPMDVDEHSHLFVGVKLTARTAHAVLTSLRATVLASDEAVLGDTSPGAVVATVVGLVRSLLAEHGARASLRAVGVSLGGLVGEGGHVLNASFLGWQDVPLGPVLEEQLGLPVVVDNDLLSFTRAEQWFGTARRCRHFAVLTIGEGLGYGLVVHDEVVDRPDAGVGLLGHFPLLPGGPLCPLGHQGCADALLTVAAVEARAAAALRRPVRYEEVLDLADGGDPLARRVVDDSAHALGTLVAAIGNLTMPEKLILSGEGIRLAVVGQDALWAGIREHRSPFASRLDIDVQPTGFTEWARGAAVTAIRTFVLGHRR, translated from the coding sequence GTGGACGCACCGCCTCGCACCACCCCGTCCACGGTGTCCTGGACGCCCCTGACCGGGACGGCCCACAGCATCGCCCTCGAGGTCCTGCTGGACGGACCCCTGCCGCGCAGCGAGCTCGCCCGCCGCCTCGACCTCTCGGCCGGGACCCTGACCCGCTTGTCGAAACCCCTGCTCGACTCCGGGTTGCTGCAGGAGACCGGCAGCGCCTACGACCCCGTCACCGGGCGGCCCACCCGCCCGATGGACGTCGACGAGCACTCCCACCTCTTCGTCGGGGTGAAGCTCACCGCCCGCACCGCGCACGCCGTCCTCACCTCGTTGCGGGCCACGGTGCTGGCCAGTGACGAGGCCGTCCTCGGCGACACCTCGCCCGGGGCGGTGGTCGCCACCGTCGTCGGGCTCGTGCGGTCGCTGCTGGCCGAGCACGGGGCGCGGGCGTCGCTGCGGGCCGTGGGGGTGAGCCTCGGCGGTCTCGTCGGCGAGGGCGGGCACGTGCTGAACGCCAGCTTCCTCGGCTGGCAGGACGTCCCGCTGGGGCCGGTGCTGGAGGAGCAGCTCGGACTGCCCGTCGTCGTCGACAACGACCTGCTGTCCTTCACCCGCGCGGAGCAGTGGTTCGGGACGGCGCGACGGTGCCGGCACTTCGCGGTGCTGACGATCGGTGAGGGCCTCGGGTACGGCCTGGTCGTCCACGACGAGGTCGTGGACCGACCCGACGCGGGCGTGGGGTTGCTCGGGCACTTCCCCCTGCTGCCCGGCGGGCCGCTGTGCCCGCTGGGGCACCAGGGCTGCGCCGACGCCCTGCTCACCGTCGCCGCCGTGGAGGCCCGGGCCGCGGCCGCGCTGCGCCGACCGGTCCGCTACGAGGAGGTCCTCGACCTCGCCGACGGCGGGGACCCGCTGGCCCGGCGCGTCGTCGACGACTCCGCGCACGCCCTGGGGACGCTGGTCGCGGCGATCGGGAACCTCACCATGCCGGAGAAGCTGATCCTGTCCGGTGAGGGGATCCGCCTCGCCGTCGTCGGGCAGGACGCGCTGTGGGCGGGGATCCGCGAGCACCGCAGTCCCTTCGCCTCCCGGCTCGACATCGACGTCCAGCCCACGGGCTTCACCGAGTGGGCCCGCGGTGCGGCCGTCACCGCGATCCGCACGTTCGTCCTCGGCCACCGTCGCTGA
- a CDS encoding cobalamin-independent methionine synthase II family protein, with amino-acid sequence MTEHQIPVSHAGSLPRTPELIAANEARRIGDDGFTLERTPEFDALLTDAVVDLVKRQEALGVTIVGDGEYGKAMSSAVDYGAWWSYSFQRVSGLEVTGEDLFTQPVVRSEPGHVRLTSFPDRRDWVTFREAYQDPASGISTGKNATAFPATVGPLAYTGQAAIASDIANLKAGLAAAGVTEGFITSLSPGSGARIANRHYATEEEHIWAWADVLREEYRAVVEAGLTLQIDDPSIAENFDQINPEPSIEDYRAFTRIRVEALNHALRGLPTEQIRFHLCWGSWHGPHTTDVEFKHIVDLMLEIDAGSYSFEAANVRHEHEWKVWKDVALPAGKKIVPGIVSHATNVVEHPELVADRIERFASVVGPENVVASTDCGLGGRIHPQIAVAKLATLGEGARLAGERLFG; translated from the coding sequence GTGACCGAGCACCAGATCCCCGTCTCCCACGCCGGGAGCCTGCCCCGCACCCCGGAACTCATCGCCGCGAACGAGGCCCGCCGCATCGGCGACGACGGTTTCACCCTCGAACGCACCCCCGAGTTCGACGCCCTGCTGACCGACGCGGTCGTGGACCTGGTGAAGCGCCAGGAGGCCCTCGGCGTCACCATCGTCGGTGACGGCGAGTACGGCAAGGCCATGTCCAGCGCCGTCGACTACGGCGCCTGGTGGTCCTACTCCTTCCAGCGGGTGTCGGGGCTCGAGGTCACCGGCGAGGACCTGTTCACCCAGCCCGTCGTGCGCTCCGAACCCGGCCACGTGCGGTTGACCAGCTTCCCCGACCGACGCGACTGGGTGACGTTCCGCGAGGCCTACCAGGACCCGGCGTCGGGGATCTCGACGGGCAAGAACGCCACCGCGTTCCCCGCGACGGTCGGGCCGTTGGCCTACACCGGTCAGGCGGCCATCGCCTCCGACATCGCCAACCTCAAGGCCGGCCTCGCCGCGGCCGGGGTCACCGAGGGGTTCATCACCTCGCTCTCCCCGGGCAGCGGGGCGCGCATCGCGAACCGCCACTACGCGACCGAGGAGGAACACATCTGGGCGTGGGCGGACGTGCTGCGCGAGGAGTACCGGGCGGTCGTCGAGGCCGGGCTCACCCTGCAGATCGACGACCCCTCCATCGCGGAGAACTTCGACCAGATCAACCCCGAACCCTCCATCGAGGACTACCGCGCGTTCACCCGCATCCGGGTCGAGGCGCTGAACCACGCCCTGCGCGGTCTGCCGACCGAGCAGATCCGCTTCCACCTCTGCTGGGGTTCCTGGCACGGCCCGCACACCACCGACGTCGAGTTCAAGCACATCGTCGACCTCATGCTCGAGATCGACGCGGGGTCCTACTCCTTCGAGGCCGCCAACGTGCGCCACGAGCACGAGTGGAAGGTCTGGAAGGACGTGGCGCTGCCCGCGGGCAAGAAGATCGTCCCCGGCATCGTGAGCCACGCGACGAACGTCGTGGAGCACCCGGAACTCGTGGCCGACCGCATCGAGCGGTTCGCCTCGGTCGTCGGCCCGGAGAACGTCGTGGCCTCCACCGACTGCGGTCTCGGCGGGCGCATCCACCCGCAGATCGCGGTCGCCAAGCTCGCGACCCTCGGCGAGGGTGCGCGACTCGCAGGCGAACGACTCTTCGGGTGA
- a CDS encoding O-succinylhomoserine sulfhydrylase, giving the protein MARGRSALATVVSEGWRPDTTAVRGGLVRSQFEETAEAMYLTSGYTYATAADAEAAFAGDVDRYVYSRYGNPTVSVFTERLRQLEGAQACYGLASGMSAVFYALAALLGAGDRVVAARSLFGSCFVILDEILPRWGVTTEFVDGEDLAQWERALSTPAQAVFFETPANPMQTLVDIAAVSELAHAAGATVVVDNAFASPVGQHPLEFGADVVVYSATKHIDGQGRVMGGAVLGTSEFIDGRFRELTRHTGPTLSPFNAWTLAKGLETMSLRVRHAAATTLRLAEHLEQSPGVRWVRHPLLASHPQFDLAKRQMELGGTVLTFELDAPRGRGKDRAFEVLDALRIVDISNNLGDAKSLATHPATTTHRRLGAEGRAAIGLTDGVLRLSVGLEDPDDLLEDLDRALRAKP; this is encoded by the coding sequence TTGGCGCGCGGCCGGTCTGCCCTGGCGACAGTCGTGAGCGAGGGCTGGCGCCCGGACACCACCGCCGTCCGCGGCGGCCTCGTCCGGTCGCAGTTCGAGGAGACCGCCGAGGCCATGTACCTCACGTCGGGGTACACCTACGCGACCGCGGCGGACGCCGAGGCCGCGTTCGCGGGCGACGTCGACCGCTACGTCTACTCCCGCTACGGGAACCCGACGGTGTCGGTGTTCACGGAACGGTTGCGGCAGCTGGAAGGGGCGCAGGCCTGCTACGGCCTCGCCAGCGGGATGTCCGCGGTGTTCTACGCGCTCGCCGCGCTCCTCGGCGCGGGTGACCGGGTGGTGGCGGCGCGGAGCCTCTTCGGTTCCTGCTTCGTGATCCTCGACGAGATCCTCCCCCGGTGGGGCGTCACGACGGAGTTCGTCGACGGCGAGGACCTGGCGCAGTGGGAACGCGCGCTCTCGACCCCGGCGCAGGCGGTGTTCTTCGAGACCCCGGCGAACCCCATGCAGACCCTCGTCGACATCGCCGCCGTGAGCGAACTCGCGCACGCCGCGGGGGCGACCGTCGTGGTCGACAACGCCTTCGCCAGTCCCGTCGGCCAGCACCCGCTGGAGTTCGGGGCCGACGTCGTCGTGTACTCCGCGACCAAGCACATCGACGGCCAGGGCCGGGTGATGGGCGGCGCGGTCCTCGGGACCTCGGAGTTCATCGACGGCAGGTTCCGCGAACTCACCCGGCACACCGGACCGACGCTCAGCCCGTTCAACGCGTGGACCCTGGCCAAGGGCCTGGAGACCATGAGCCTGCGGGTGCGGCACGCCGCAGCCACCACCCTGCGCCTCGCGGAGCACCTGGAGCAGTCGCCGGGTGTCCGCTGGGTCCGCCACCCCCTGCTGGCCAGCCACCCGCAGTTCGACCTGGCGAAGCGGCAGATGGAACTCGGCGGGACGGTCCTCACGTTCGAGCTCGACGCCCCGCGCGGGCGCGGCAAGGACCGCGCCTTCGAGGTCCTCGACGCCCTGCGGATCGTGGACATCTCCAACAACCTCGGCGACGCCAAGTCGCTCGCCACCCACCCCGCCACGACGACGCACCGTCGTCTGGGCGCCGAAGGCCGTGCCGCCATCGGCCTGACCGACGGGGTGCTGCGGTTGTCGGTGGGCCTGGAGGACCCCGACGACCTGCTGGAAGACCTCGACCGCGCGTTGCGCGCGAAACCCTGA
- a CDS encoding GNAT family N-acetyltransferase: MEIREFTDADWAQIWPFFDEIVAEEETYAYPRGLTSERARDLWVESPPGVTVVALEDGQVLGTAKTGPNRPGPGAHVATASFMVSPAARGRGVGRALGEHVLALAAFRGYRAMQFNAVVETNTAAVALWRSLGMSIVGTVPEAFDHPEHGLVGLHVMHRFLVED; the protein is encoded by the coding sequence GTGGAGATCCGCGAGTTCACCGACGCCGACTGGGCGCAGATCTGGCCGTTCTTCGACGAGATCGTCGCCGAGGAGGAGACCTACGCCTACCCGCGCGGGCTGACCTCGGAGCGCGCGCGCGACCTCTGGGTCGAGTCCCCGCCGGGGGTGACGGTGGTGGCGCTGGAGGACGGGCAGGTGCTCGGCACCGCCAAGACGGGGCCGAACCGGCCGGGCCCCGGGGCCCACGTCGCCACCGCGAGCTTCATGGTCTCGCCCGCCGCGCGCGGTCGCGGCGTCGGACGCGCCCTCGGCGAGCACGTCCTCGCCCTCGCTGCGTTCCGCGGGTACCGCGCCATGCAGTTCAACGCCGTCGTCGAGACCAACACCGCGGCGGTCGCGTTGTGGCGCTCGCTGGGGATGAGCATCGTCGGCACCGTTCCCGAGGCCTTCGACCACCCCGAGCACGGTCTCGTCGGCCTGCACGTCATGCACCGCTTCCTCGTCGAGGACTGA
- a CDS encoding rhodanese-like domain-containing protein: MGYAGDLTPREAFDLVRDTPDAVLVDVRTDAEWRFVGVPDTSGTGREPVLVSWLPVDPPRFLAELAAAGITPGAGAPVVFLCRSGQRSVGAAEAATAAGIAPSYNVLEGFEGPLDDAGHRGAVGWRAAGLPWRQS; the protein is encoded by the coding sequence GTGGGTTACGCCGGCGACCTCACACCGCGTGAGGCCTTCGACCTGGTCCGGGACACCCCGGACGCGGTCCTCGTGGACGTCCGCACCGACGCCGAATGGCGTTTCGTCGGGGTCCCCGACACCAGCGGGACCGGCCGGGAGCCGGTCCTCGTGTCCTGGCTCCCGGTCGACCCGCCGCGGTTCCTGGCCGAACTCGCCGCCGCGGGGATCACCCCGGGAGCGGGCGCCCCGGTCGTGTTCCTCTGCCGCTCCGGGCAGCGTTCCGTCGGTGCGGCCGAGGCCGCCACCGCCGCCGGGATCGCCCCCAGCTACAACGTCCTCGAAGGGTTCGAGGGTCCGCTGGACGACGCCGGTCACCGCGGTGCGGTGGGTTGGCGCGCGGCCGGTCTGCCCTGGCGACAGTCGTGA
- the sufU gene encoding Fe-S cluster assembly sulfur transfer protein SufU, giving the protein MTAVDLYQQLIIEHSKRPHGEGLRDPFAAQAHHVNPTCGDEITLRVALAGDTVEDVSYDALGCSISRASASVLHDLVVGRSLEEVVTVRDAVQHMLTSRGEDEGDEDVLGDAVALAGVAKYPARVKCALLSWSALADALLRAPATP; this is encoded by the coding sequence CTGACCGCCGTGGACCTGTACCAGCAGCTGATCATCGAGCACTCCAAACGTCCGCACGGCGAGGGTCTGCGCGACCCGTTCGCGGCGCAGGCCCACCACGTGAACCCGACGTGCGGCGACGAGATCACCCTGCGGGTGGCGCTCGCCGGCGACACGGTCGAGGACGTCTCCTACGACGCCCTCGGGTGTTCGATCAGCCGCGCCTCGGCCTCGGTGCTGCACGACCTCGTCGTCGGGCGCTCGCTCGAGGAGGTCGTCACGGTGCGGGACGCGGTGCAGCACATGCTGACCAGTCGTGGTGAGGACGAGGGTGACGAGGACGTGCTGGGCGACGCCGTCGCCCTCGCCGGTGTCGCGAAGTACCCCGCGCGGGTGAAGTGCGCCCTCCTCAGCTGGTCCGCGCTCGCCGACGCCCTGCTCCGCGCGCCCGCCACCCCCTGA
- a CDS encoding glycoside hydrolase family 35 protein, with product MNPTARTSALTLGPEGFLADGRPHRLLSGALHYFRVHPAQWRDRLRSVRQLGLNTVETYVPWDLHAPRRGEFRTDGSCDLAGFLDAAAAEDLDVVVRPGPYICAEWSNGGLPVWLTRSGVRLRIDDPDYLEAVDEFLTRVYEVVAPRQADRGGRVVLVQVENEYGAYETGSGAADSAATDTAARTAYLEHLVATTRRCGITVPLTTVDQPTDEMLAAGTLPGLLTTGSFGGRAAERLDTLRRHQPEGPLVCSEFWVGWFDHWGSHHRTTPPEAAVAELTTMLERGAGVNVYVVHGGTNFGFTSGANDKGTYQATTTSYDYDALLDEAGRPTPKYWAFREVLGGYAELGADVPPPARPAPVLRAPLVGALPLIEAVDGLEPVAGEEVPFLDDLATESGVPAPFAWVSATSPGSPGPTVLHVAEVRDRLTVLLDGVRLGTLFREDHDTTLALPPHPAGTRLDLLLEDAGRVNYGPRLGEPKGVVGPVRVGDAAVRDLRVQALDPDRLATAPAGRSGAVTFLAGPVLARAELEVAEPVDLFLDTAGWGRGVVWVNGFCLGRYWRRGPQRTLYVPGPVLRAGTNDVTVLELDAAADPWVRTLPDLDLGHTDE from the coding sequence GTGAACCCCACCGCCCGCACCTCCGCTCTGACCCTCGGGCCGGAGGGGTTCCTCGCCGACGGGCGTCCCCACCGGTTGCTGTCCGGTGCGCTGCACTACTTCCGCGTCCACCCCGCCCAGTGGCGCGACCGGTTGCGGTCGGTGCGTCAACTGGGGCTGAACACGGTGGAGACCTACGTGCCGTGGGACCTGCACGCCCCACGACGCGGCGAGTTCCGCACCGACGGCTCCTGCGACCTCGCGGGGTTCCTCGACGCGGCGGCCGCGGAGGACCTCGACGTGGTCGTCCGGCCGGGCCCCTACATCTGCGCCGAGTGGTCCAACGGCGGGTTGCCGGTCTGGCTCACCCGTTCCGGGGTCCGGCTGCGCATCGACGACCCGGACTACCTCGAGGCCGTCGACGAGTTCCTGACCCGGGTCTACGAGGTCGTCGCTCCCCGGCAGGCCGACCGGGGCGGACGCGTCGTCCTGGTGCAGGTCGAGAACGAGTACGGCGCCTACGAGACCGGTTCCGGCGCAGCAGACAGCGCCGCGACGGACACCGCCGCCCGGACCGCCTACCTGGAACACCTGGTGGCCACCACGCGCCGCTGCGGGATCACCGTGCCGCTGACGACCGTCGACCAGCCCACCGACGAGATGCTGGCCGCGGGGACCCTGCCCGGACTGCTGACGACCGGGTCCTTCGGCGGCCGGGCGGCCGAGCGGCTGGACACCCTGCGCCGCCACCAGCCCGAGGGACCGCTCGTCTGCTCGGAGTTCTGGGTCGGCTGGTTCGACCACTGGGGTTCCCACCACCGGACGACGCCCCCGGAGGCGGCCGTCGCCGAACTGACGACGATGCTGGAACGCGGCGCGGGAGTGAACGTCTACGTCGTGCACGGGGGCACGAACTTCGGGTTCACCAGCGGCGCCAACGACAAGGGTACTTACCAGGCGACCACGACGTCCTACGACTACGACGCGCTCCTCGACGAGGCCGGCCGGCCCACGCCGAAGTACTGGGCCTTCCGCGAGGTCCTCGGCGGGTACGCCGAACTCGGTGCCGACGTCCCGCCGCCGGCGCGGCCGGCGCCGGTCCTGCGGGCTCCGCTCGTCGGTGCGCTCCCGCTGATCGAGGCCGTGGACGGTCTCGAGCCGGTGGCGGGGGAGGAGGTCCCGTTCCTCGACGACCTGGCGACGGAGAGCGGGGTACCCGCCCCCTTCGCGTGGGTCAGCGCCACCTCGCCCGGGTCCCCGGGTCCGACCGTCCTGCACGTGGCCGAGGTGCGCGACCGCCTCACCGTGCTGCTCGACGGAGTGCGGCTGGGCACCCTGTTCCGGGAGGACCACGACACCACGCTCGCCCTCCCGCCGCACCCCGCCGGCACCCGGCTCGACCTGCTCCTCGAGGACGCGGGCCGGGTGAACTACGGTCCGCGCCTCGGCGAGCCCAAGGGCGTCGTCGGTCCCGTCCGCGTCGGGGACGCGGCGGTGCGCGACCTCCGGGTGCAGGCGCTGGACCCGGACCGGCTGGCGACTGCCCCGGCGGGACGCTCGGGTGCGGTGACGTTCCTCGCCGGCCCGGTCCTGGCCCGCGCGGAGCTCGAGGTGGCGGAGCCCGTCGACCTCTTCCTGGACACGGCCGGCTGGGGGCGCGGGGTCGTCTGGGTCAACGGGTTCTGCCTGGGGCGCTACTGGCGGCGCGGACCGCAGCGGACGCTCTACGTCCCGGGGCCGGTCCTGCGGGCGGGGACCAACGACGTGACGGTCCTGGAACTCGACGCCGCCGCGGACCCGTGGGTCCGGACGCTGCCCGACCTGGACCTCGGCCACACCGACGAGTGA